DNA from Cystobacter fuscus DSM 2262:
GCGCGCCAAGGTGGGCGAGGGTGGCGAGTGGACCCAGTCCCCGCTGTCCAAGACGATCACCCCCGCGCTGCGCCAGGCCATCACCCAGGCGTGCGGCGCGAAGACGGGCGACCTGATTGTCTTCCAGTTCGGCCGCGAGTCGCTCGTGCACACGGTGATGGCCAACCTGCGCGTGCACGTGGCCAAGAAGCTCGGCCTCATCCCCGAGTACGGCAGCGGCGGCGTGTGGAAGTTCCTCTGGGTGGTGAACCCGCCCCTGTTCGAGTACGACGAGGAGACCAAGACGTGGGCGGCGGCGCACCACGCCTTCACCCGGCCCCACGACGAGCACGTCCAGTACCTGAACAGCGATCCGGGCCGCGTGAAGTGCCACCGCTACGACGTGGTGCTCAACGGCTTCGAGATCGGCGGCGGCTCCATCCGTCTGCATGATCCCAAGGTGCAGGCCGAGGTGTTCAAGGCGCTGGGCATCGGCGATGAGGAGGCGCGCACGAAGTTCGGCTTCCTGCTGGACGCGCTGAAGTTCGGCGCGCCGCCGCACGGTGGAATCGCGCTGGGCATGGACCGGCTGGCGTTCCTGCTCACGGGCGTCGAGTCGCTGCGCGACGTGATTCCCTTCCCCAAGACGAAGACGGGTACGGACCTGATGACGGGCGCGCCGGGAGAAGTGGACGAGCGCCAGCTGCGCGAGGTGCACGTGCGCGCCGCGCCCCTGCCGCAGAAGTAGAGGATTGCCAAGCCGATGAAGACGTTCCTCGTGGTGAACCCGCGCAGCGCTGGCGGAGAGACGGGCAGGCGATGGGCCGAGATCTCGGGCCAGGTGACCCGGGTGATCGGTGACTTCGGCTTCGGGTTCACCGAGGGAGTCATGGACGCGGTGCGGCTGACGCGGGATGCGCTCGCGGATGGCTACGAGTGCATCACCGCGGTGGGAGGCGATGGCACCGTCAACGAGGTCGTCAACGGCTTCTTCGCGGACGGCAAGGCCATCAACCCCCAGGCGGCCCTGGGCCTCATTCCCCGGGGCACCGGGGGCGACTTCCGGCGGGCCTTCGGGTGGGACCTGGAGCTGGACTCCGCCCTGGCGCGGCTGCGCAGCGACAAGACGGAGCCCTTCGACGTGGGGCTCGCCGAGTACGTCAACCACCAGGGACAACCGGAGTCGCGCTACTTCGCCAACATCGCCTCCTTCGGGGTGAGCGCCGCCATCGCCCACGAGGTGAACGTGGGCAGCAAGGCGCTCGGCGGCAACCTGAGCTTCCTGTGGGGCACGGTGAAGACCCTGGCGAAGCACAAGGACGTGCAGGTGCGCCTCCAGGTGGATGGGGGCGAGCCCGAGGCGATGGGCATCACCGCCATCGCCGCGGCCAACGGCCGCTACTTCGGCAGCGGCATGTGCGTGGCCCCCAAGGCCGTCACCCACGATGGCCGCTTCGATCTGACGCTCTGGCGCGACTACACCCTGGCCGACTTCGTCATCAAGTCCAAGGGCGTCTACAACGGCGACCACATCACCTGGACGAAGACGCGCTACACCCAATGCCAGACGCTGCGCGCCGAGAGCGACGAGCAGGTGTTCCTGGAGATGGATGGGGAAGTGCCCGGACGGCTGCCCTGCCGCATCACCATCCTGCCGGGCGCCATCCGTCTCAAGGTGTAGCGCGCATCGTGCCCAATGGCTTCCGGGAGAACGGGCCGCCCGTGAGCCTGTCCTTCCTCGGGCGGCTGTAGGGCGAGGCGAAACTGCGCACCGTGGCGCGTGTCTACCAGGAGGCCACGGGCTTCCAACTCAAACCGCCCCATATCTAACTCCGTGGTTCGTAGACGAAATGAGAGCATTGGTGTTCTCATCTCTGTTGCGGAACTCCTTCGATGCCACAAACACCCCTGCTTGACGCTGGCTACATCGACATGGAGCGAACGTTGATTTTGCAAGCTTCTAGGAGATGTCGATTGTAAGCGAGTTTTGCCAGGATATTATCAAGATTGTTGTGGAGAAGGTGCTGCTGCTTGGTAGCGGTGTTCTTGTGTCGTTGTTTACTGCCAAGTGGATAGAGCGACACCGGCGCGAACAGGCAATCATCGTCGAGTTGGGTAAGCTCCGCGCGGCAGCTCTCGTACGGCTTATATCGTTTCTCAGCGAGGCGGATTTGTTGCTCAATACCATCCTTGCTCTTGGTCCTTCTGAGACGCATGCTGGAGCGAGGCAGATTGCTGAGCAGCGCTTTTTCGAGCTGAAAGAGAAAGTCAGCGAAACAATAGGAGGGAGCGGGTCGATCCTTGACGACGAAATTGCGCAGGAAATTGCAAAGTATAATTCTTTGGTCTTTGCAGAAGGAGTTGAGGCTCTAAATGAAACAAATCAACTTACTCATGAGGAGTTGGAGCGCAAAAGGGCACAGACACGCGAAATGCGCTCCAAGCTATTGAAGTATCTGCCACCACTTCGACCTGTTGATTGAAGGCGTAGATGACTGAGCCATTGAGGTGCGCCTGCCCGTCATCGTATGAACCACATAGACAGAGGAAGAGCCGTTCCCGTTCCGGCTGGAAGCCGATGATGTTGCTTGCCATGTTTTCCCGGCATGGTACCAGAGCATCCCCCGACTTCATCGGATGATCTATGCTGCCTCTTCGCATCAGGCCAAGTGTTTGCGTGATTCTGTCTCTCCTCCTTCCGGCATGTAGTGGCCCTCGCCCAGTGCCCTCTTCGTATTCCCAACCTCCTAAGGACTCGCTCCTGGTCATCCGTGACACCACGGATGGGGGGCAGGCAGTGACTTGGCAAGCCGCATCAGAGTCCGATCAGGCTCTGCTCGATCAGGCGCTCGTCCAGGGAAGAGAGTCAGGGCCAGTGGTCCTCACCGCACGCAGAGCCAGAGACTGCGATAAGGAGCAGATCGAATGTTTCCGGCGCTGCTGGAAGCGAAAGCCCCCATACCCATCGGAACGGGGTGACCCAGGCCATTATAAGCACTGCCAGGAAACATGCCTTGAGTCCTACCAGGATTGTCTCGCGAGGAACAAACTTCATGCCCTGGAGTTCACGGCGATGGACGAAGCCATCGACTGGCTGAAGCGCCATCGCCAAGAACTACTGGTAGGGACCATCGTCACAGCGGCCGGAGTGACGTTCATCGTCATCTCCGCTGGGGCGGGAGTGGTGGTCCTCGCTCCTCTGGTTCTTATGACACAATCGGGAAGTACACTGGAGCCCACGACGTGCGAGGGATGAAATGAGTTCCAAGCTGGAAGATCTCCTGAACTCTCTCGAAGCGCTGGCTGGGCAGCATCCCAACGAGCCGGAATCCGTGGCCACGCTCAAGACCGCGGCCAAGGCGCTCCACTTCATCCGGAGCATTGGCAAGCTGGAAGACTTCTGGAAATACGAGAGCGTTTTTGGCACCAAGGAGCATTGGCCGAAGCCGCTCCGCTCCTTCTCCAGCGGGGATGAGGCTCGAGCCTGGCTGCGGACCCAGCCGGATGTTCCCTACGCCGCCGTGGTGGAGGTGGCCGGTTCACTCCACTCCGCCGCACGCACGCGCGAGGGTGAGTGGGTGCTTGTCCGCCTGCCTTCGATCGAGGAACTGGAGGGCTGAAGGACTCCACGCTCCGGAGAACCCGCGGCCCTGACGCGGGGCGGCGGGAGGAGTGAATCATCTCCCCTGGACTGTCGAGCAGTGCGCCAGGAGGGCGCACGAGAAGCACGCTGCTGGACAGTGCAAGTTGGCCAGAACCCATCGTTCACTCCCGGTGTGCCATACCCCGGGACGATGGCGCGATCCCGCTTCGCTTCGGCACTGAGTCGCAGGCACTTCATGACGTGGGCGCTCGGCACGGGGGCCGCTGCCGCCCTCGGTGGGTGCCAGGAGTCACGCTCGCCCAGGGAGTCCAGGGACTCGAGAGTCACACTGACGTTCTGGAATGGCTTCACCGGTGGCGACGGGGCGTACATCAAGAAGCTCGTCGAGCAGTTCAATCAGGCGTCACCGGGCATCCAGGTCAAGATGAACATCTACCTCTGGGCCGACTTCTTCCAGAAGGTCCCGGGCGCGGTGATCAGCGGACAGGCTCCCGATGTCTGTGTCATGCACCTCGACGGCATCCCCACCAACGCCGCGCGTAGCATCATCATGCCCATCGATGACATCGCCCAGTCACTCGGGCTGAAGGCCTCCGATTACACCTCGCAAGAGGTCTGGGAGGGCGGCCTCTACAAGGGCAAGCGCTACGGCATCCCGTTCGACATGCATCCGCTCGGCATGTACTACAACAAGGGAGTCCTGCGACGGGCGGGCCTCGACCCGGAGAAGCCACCGCGCACCGGCGACGAGTACATGGCGGCGCTCGAGCAACTCAAGGGCAAGGGCATCCAGGGCCATTGGATGGCGCCCTTCCTGTTCACCGGGACGTTCCAGTTCGAGTCCCTGCTGTGGCAGTTCGGTGGGGAGCTGTTCGACCCGGGCGTCACCCGGGCGACCTTCGACTCCGACGCCGGTGTGCAGGCGCTGACCTGGATGGTCGATCTGGTGAAGAAGGGCTACAGCCCGCCGAACGTGGGCCAGGACGCGGACTTCATCGCCTTCCAGAACGGACAGAACGCCTTCAACTGGAATGGCATCTGGCAGATCAACGCGCTCGACGAGGTGCCAGGGCTCGAGTGGGGGCCGGCGCCGATTCCGAGGATCGGCCCCCAGGAGGCCGTCTGGGGCAACTCCCACCAGTTCGTGCTCATGCGGCAGCGCTCGCCGGACCCGCGCAAGCTGGAGGCCGCGCGCACCTTCATCCAGTGGATGAGCCAGCGCTCGGTGGAGTGGCTCGAGAGTGGCAAGATTCCGGTGCTCCAGCGCGTGGCGGAGAGCCCGGAGTTCAAGTCGCTCGAGAAGCAGGGCCAGTTCGCCCGGCAGGCGCCCTACATCCGCTTCCCGCCCGCCGTCGCGGGCATCAGTGACGCGCTGGCCATGGTGGACAAGGCCGTGAACCAGGCCGTGCTCGGCAAGGCCTCGCCCGCCGACGCGCTGAAGGCCGCCGCGGCGCAGGCCACCCAGGTGGTGCGCGACAACCACGAGAAATACGGCGACTGACCCCATGGACACGCAAGCTCCCATCCGGCGCGCCGGACGCGCGACCCCGTACCTCTTCCTCGCTCCGTACCTGGTGCTGTTCGGGGTCTTCGTGGTGCTGCCCGGCCTCTACGGGTTGTGGATCAGCCTGCACGACTGGGACTTCCTGCTGCCGCGCAAGCCCTGGGTCGGGCTGCGCAACTACCAGAACCTCTTCTCTCCCGAGTCGCGTGACTTCGGTGACTTCTGGCAGAGCATGAAGGCCACCGGGCTCTTCACGCTCTTCAGCGTGCCGTTCCTCGTCGTGGTGCCCCTGACGGTCGCGCTGCTGCTCAACCGCGAGTTCCCCGGCCGCACCTTCTTCCGCGCCGTCTTCTTCGCGCCCTACGTGCTCGGCGTGGCCGTGGTGGGTGTGCTCTGGCGCTTCCTGCTCGACCCCAACATTGGCCTCATCAACAACATGCTGTCCGCGTCCTTTCCGTGGACCACGGATCTGCCGTGGGCCTGGGTGTCGCTGGTGGGCATGACGGTGTGGTGGACGCTCGGGTTCAACGCGATCATCTTCCTCGCCGGGCTGCAGGACATCTCCCGGGAGCTGTACGACGCCGCCAAGGTCGACGGGGCCAACCGCTGGCAGCAGTTCCTCCATGTCACGCTGCCTGGCTTGAAGCCGGTGCTGCTGCTCGTGCTGACGATGACGATCCTCGGCTCGGCCAACATGTTCGGCCAGTCCTACCTCGTCACGCGCGGGGCTCCGGCCAACGAGACGCGCACCGCCATCATGTTCATCGCCGACACGGGCCTGCGCACCTTCCGCATGGGCAACGCCGCGGCCATGAGCTACGTCCTCGCCCTCGCGCTGCTCGTGGTGAGCGCCTTCAACTTCCGCCTCCTCCGGCACGAGGACATGTGATGAGTGCCACTCCCGCCCGTTCCCTCCAGCGGCTCTCCTTCTACGTCCTGCTCGCGCTGCTGACGTGGATCTTCGTGGCGCCGCTGCTCTGGATGCTGAGCACGTCGCTGAAGACGAACCCCGATGCGACCCGGCAGCCGCCCTCGTGGATTCCGCACCCCGTCACGACCGAGGCCTACGTCCCCCTCGTCTCCATGGAGTCCGAGACGCCGGTGCTGCTCTGGTTCTTCAACAGCCTCGTCGCGGCCACGGCCAACGCGCTGCTCGTGGTGGCCACGTCGGTCCTGGCGGCATACGCCCTGGCCCGACTCGAGTTCGCCGGCAGGCGGGTGCTGTTCGGGCTCATCATCGGGACGTTGTTCATCCCGACCTTCGTGTTCCTCATCCCCAACTTCTTGATCGTCAGCAGCCTCGGCTGGCTCGACTCGCTGTGGGCGCTGATCGTGCCAGGGGCGGGGAGCGCCTTCGGTGTCTTCTTCATGCGCCAGTTCTTCGCGACCCTGCCTCGGGAGCTGGAGGACGCGGCGCTGCTCGAGGGCGCCAATCAATGGCAGATCTTCCTGCGCATCATCCTGCCACTCTCCCGCCCCGGCATCGCGACGCTGTCCGTGCTGTCCTTCCTCACCAACTACAATGACTTCATCTGGCCGGTCTACGTGCTGTTCAGCCCGCGCAACTTCACCCTCCCGCCCGGGTTGTCCATCCTCCAGGGCGCCTACACCACGAACTACCCGGTGATCATGGCGGGCGGAGTCGTCGCCAGCATCCCGGCGATCCTCCTGTTCATCCTCGCCCAGCGGCACGTCATCGAGGGTGTGTCCCGTAGTGGCCTCAAGGGCTGACCCACTCGAGCTCCGCCACCACCGCCAGGTGGTCCGACACGCGCTCGGCGAGGGTGCGCTGCTCCTGGAAGCGCAGGGCCCCGGGCGCGAGGATCCAGTCCAGCCGCAGCGCCGGACGGTTGGCGGGCCAGGTGGGCTCGCCGCCGGGCGCGTGCAGCGCCAGGGTCCCCACCAACTGGGAGTGGGAGCCCGTCGGTGAGCCCCCGGGCGAGTTCAGGTCCCCCAGCACCAGGCGGGGACGCGGCGGGCGCCACCCGAGCGCCTGGAGCAACCGGGCCACCTGCCGTTGGCGGCAGCGCTCGGAGAAGCTGTCCAGGTGCACCGAGACGACGTCGAGCAGGCGGCCCGCGTCCTCCACCGCCGCCACCACGTAGCCCTTGTCCACGGCGC
Protein-coding regions in this window:
- a CDS encoding diacylglycerol/lipid kinase family protein, which produces MKTFLVVNPRSAGGETGRRWAEISGQVTRVIGDFGFGFTEGVMDAVRLTRDALADGYECITAVGGDGTVNEVVNGFFADGKAINPQAALGLIPRGTGGDFRRAFGWDLELDSALARLRSDKTEPFDVGLAEYVNHQGQPESRYFANIASFGVSAAIAHEVNVGSKALGGNLSFLWGTVKTLAKHKDVQVRLQVDGGEPEAMGITAIAAANGRYFGSGMCVAPKAVTHDGRFDLTLWRDYTLADFVIKSKGVYNGDHITWTKTRYTQCQTLRAESDEQVFLEMDGEVPGRLPCRITILPGAIRLKV
- a CDS encoding ABC transporter substrate-binding protein, which encodes MTWALGTGAAAALGGCQESRSPRESRDSRVTLTFWNGFTGGDGAYIKKLVEQFNQASPGIQVKMNIYLWADFFQKVPGAVISGQAPDVCVMHLDGIPTNAARSIIMPIDDIAQSLGLKASDYTSQEVWEGGLYKGKRYGIPFDMHPLGMYYNKGVLRRAGLDPEKPPRTGDEYMAALEQLKGKGIQGHWMAPFLFTGTFQFESLLWQFGGELFDPGVTRATFDSDAGVQALTWMVDLVKKGYSPPNVGQDADFIAFQNGQNAFNWNGIWQINALDEVPGLEWGPAPIPRIGPQEAVWGNSHQFVLMRQRSPDPRKLEAARTFIQWMSQRSVEWLESGKIPVLQRVAESPEFKSLEKQGQFARQAPYIRFPPAVAGISDALAMVDKAVNQAVLGKASPADALKAAAAQATQVVRDNHEKYGD
- a CDS encoding carbohydrate ABC transporter permease; translation: MDTQAPIRRAGRATPYLFLAPYLVLFGVFVVLPGLYGLWISLHDWDFLLPRKPWVGLRNYQNLFSPESRDFGDFWQSMKATGLFTLFSVPFLVVVPLTVALLLNREFPGRTFFRAVFFAPYVLGVAVVGVLWRFLLDPNIGLINNMLSASFPWTTDLPWAWVSLVGMTVWWTLGFNAIIFLAGLQDISRELYDAAKVDGANRWQQFLHVTLPGLKPVLLLVLTMTILGSANMFGQSYLVTRGAPANETRTAIMFIADTGLRTFRMGNAAAMSYVLALALLVVSAFNFRLLRHEDM
- a CDS encoding carbohydrate ABC transporter permease, whose amino-acid sequence is MSATPARSLQRLSFYVLLALLTWIFVAPLLWMLSTSLKTNPDATRQPPSWIPHPVTTEAYVPLVSMESETPVLLWFFNSLVAATANALLVVATSVLAAYALARLEFAGRRVLFGLIIGTLFIPTFVFLIPNFLIVSSLGWLDSLWALIVPGAGSAFGVFFMRQFFATLPRELEDAALLEGANQWQIFLRIILPLSRPGIATLSVLSFLTNYNDFIWPVYVLFSPRNFTLPPGLSILQGAYTTNYPVIMAGGVVASIPAILLFILAQRHVIEGVSRSGLKG
- a CDS encoding endonuclease/exonuclease/phosphatase family protein — protein: MLKVLTLNIAHGVPSIPIPLPFLLPRRRLLGHLDQMADLLAREGAEVVALQEVDRAGLFSGAVDPLERLATRAGYPHLLHGPHLHLPGVCARGTALLSRRPLLEPEWNSFEADRAVDKGYVVAAVEDAGRLLDVVSVHLDSFSERCRQRQVARLLQALGWRPPRPRLVLGDLNSPGGSPTGSHSQLVGTLALHAPGGEPTWPANRPALRLDWILAPGALRFQEQRTLAERVSDHLAVVAELEWVSP